In Methanohalobium evestigatum Z-7303, the DNA window CCTGTTAGCCTGCTCCTCTGTATACCCCTATTAAACCCCCCAACGCACGCTCTCTCGTAATCAACAACCAATTTCCTCGTTACTGTTGATTACATGAATTTGTTTGGTTATTTTTGTGCGTAATTTGATACATAAACAACTGTAATAATATATTAATTAAAAATTCTGTAAAAAAACAATTTTATCACTGATCGAAATAAGTTAATAAGAGTTAACTCGTAAAGATGTTAACTAACTTCTTTTCCACTTCATCTGTTTTATCATTTTTTAGGTATCCTACTTTGTATAATATTAATGATTTATCAGCGGTAAAAATCCTATTTGGCCGAATGTTGCTATTTTTGCGTAAAGTTCCATATTCAAAATCATTATCATTTAACGTTATTGAATAATTATCAATTTTGACCGCGCTTGTAATCATACAAAGAATTATATCTTCTCCTTGTAAATTGGCTAACACAAGAGCAGGTCTCTTTTTAGAATTACTCATATCAGAAAAAGGGAATGGTAATACAACAACATCTCCTTTTACAAATCTTTCCATGTTTCATCCTCTTCTTCTGTATCCCATTCTTTTTTGAGGACCTTTTCGCTTGCTAAAGCAGTAGAGATTTTTTCATCCAACTGGTCCATGGATCTCAACTCTATTCTATCATCGTATGCAAGTATCACAATTTTAGAACCTTCTTTAAAATTTTCAAGTTCCCTTATTTCTTTAGGTATTGATATTTGACCTTTCTTTGTAATCTTAGCGCTTCTGAAATCGATAA includes these proteins:
- a CDS encoding type II toxin-antitoxin system PemK/MazF family toxin translates to MERFVKGDVVVLPFPFSDMSNSKKRPALVLANLQGEDIILCMITSAVKIDNYSITLNDNDFEYGTLRKNSNIRPNRIFTADKSLILYKVGYLKNDKTDEVEKKLVNIFTS
- a CDS encoding AbrB/MazE/SpoVT family DNA-binding domain-containing protein; protein product: MTLIDFRSAKITKKGQISIPKEIRELENFKEGSKIVILAYDDRIELRSMDQLDEKISTALASEKVLKKEWDTEEEDETWKDL